The following coding sequences are from one Haemophilus haemolyticus window:
- the can gene encoding carbonate dehydratase, protein MDKIKQLFANNYSWAQRMKEENSTYFKELADHQTPHYLWIGCSDSRVPAEKLTNLEPGELFVHRNVANQVIHTDFNCLSVVQYAVDVLKIEHIIICGHTNCGGIHAAMADKDLGLINNWLLHIRDIWFKHGHLLGKLSPEKRADMLTKINVAEQVYNLGRTSIVKSAWERGQKLSLHGWVYDVNDGFLVDQGVMATSRETLEISYRNAIARLSILDEENILKKDHFENT, encoded by the coding sequence ATGGATAAAATTAAACAACTCTTTGCCAACAATTACAGTTGGGCGCAAAGAATGAAGGAAGAAAATTCAACTTACTTCAAAGAACTTGCAGATCATCAAACACCACATTACCTTTGGATTGGTTGCTCTGATAGCCGTGTACCTGCTGAGAAATTGACGAATCTTGAACCAGGTGAATTATTTGTTCATCGTAATGTTGCTAACCAAGTAATTCACACAGATTTTAATTGCCTTTCTGTTGTGCAATATGCCGTCGATGTACTTAAAATTGAACATATTATTATCTGTGGACACACCAACTGTGGTGGTATTCATGCGGCGATGGCAGATAAAGATTTAGGGCTTATCAACAACTGGCTTCTTCATATTCGTGATATTTGGTTTAAACACGGTCATCTTCTCGGTAAACTTTCTCCAGAAAAACGTGCCGATATGCTGACGAAAATTAACGTAGCGGAACAGGTTTACAATCTAGGTCGCACGTCCATTGTGAAAAGTGCTTGGGAACGCGGACAAAAACTCTCATTGCACGGCTGGGTATATGACGTAAATGATGGATTTTTAGTGGATCAAGGCGTAATGGCAACCAGCAGAGAAACCCTTGAAATTTCCTATCGAAACGCTATCGCTCGTTTATCAATACTTGATGAAGAAAATATTTTGAAAAAAGATCATTTTGAAAATACATAA
- a CDS encoding ABC transporter ATP-binding protein has translation MALISLTNGYLSFSDAPLLDHAELHIEPNERVCLVGRNGAGKSTLLKIIAGDVLMDDGKIQYEKDLVVSRLEQDPPRNAQGNIFDYVAEGVGHLTDLLKEYHHISVQLEENYSDQILSQLEQVQAKLEHDDGWRFENKINEVLLKLGLNPNTKLSALSGGWLRKAALARALVCDPDVLLLDEPTNHLDVEAIEWLENFLLDFQGSIVFISHDRSFIRKMATRIVDLDRGQLVSYPGNYDLYLTTKEENLRVEALQNELFDKRLAQEEVWIRQGIKARRIRNEGRVRALKAMREERRQRRDVMGTAKLQLDTSSRSGKIVFEMENVSYEIAGKTLLKDFSTTILRGDKIALVGPNGCGKTTFIKLLLGEIQPTSGKIRCGTKLDIAYFDQYRADLDPEKTVMDNVADGKQDIEINGVKRHVLGYLQDFLFPPKRAMTPVKALSGGERNRLLLAKLLLKPNNLLILDEPTNDLDVETLELLEEILTDYQGTLLIVSHDRQFIDNTATECYLFEGEGRLNKYVGGFFDAKQQQANFWASKAVEEQAKAKKTESLKEENSVKSDRTSKPKSVKLSYKEQRELEQLPQLLEELETKITVLQAEITDPVFFQQAHDITDAKLKALADTEAELETAFLRWEELEEKKNLSDGKA, from the coding sequence GTGGCATTAATTAGTTTAACCAATGGATATCTTTCCTTTAGCGATGCACCTTTGTTAGATCACGCAGAACTACATATTGAACCGAATGAACGTGTTTGTTTAGTTGGGCGTAACGGCGCAGGTAAATCAACTTTATTGAAAATCATCGCAGGCGATGTGCTCATGGATGATGGCAAAATCCAATACGAAAAAGATCTTGTGGTTTCTCGTTTAGAACAAGACCCACCGCGTAATGCGCAAGGCAATATTTTTGATTATGTCGCGGAAGGTGTAGGGCATTTAACGGATTTATTGAAAGAATATCATCATATTTCTGTTCAATTGGAAGAAAATTACAGTGATCAAATTTTAAGTCAATTAGAGCAAGTTCAGGCTAAATTAGAACACGATGATGGCTGGCGATTTGAAAATAAAATCAATGAAGTGTTGTTAAAACTAGGCTTGAATCCAAACACAAAATTATCCGCACTTTCGGGCGGTTGGTTGCGTAAAGCAGCATTAGCACGCGCATTAGTGTGCGATCCTGATGTGTTATTACTTGATGAACCAACTAACCACTTGGATGTGGAAGCTATTGAATGGTTGGAAAATTTCTTATTGGATTTCCAAGGTAGCATTGTATTTATTTCCCATGACCGTTCTTTTATTCGAAAAATGGCAACACGCATTGTGGATTTAGATCGCGGTCAATTGGTGTCTTATCCTGGCAATTACGATTTATATTTAACAACAAAAGAAGAAAATCTACGCGTTGAAGCCTTGCAGAATGAATTATTTGATAAACGCCTTGCACAGGAAGAAGTCTGGATTCGCCAAGGTATCAAGGCTCGTCGAATAAGAAATGAAGGGCGAGTGCGAGCATTAAAAGCGATGCGTGAGGAACGCCGCCAACGCCGTGACGTAATGGGAACAGCCAAATTACAGTTAGATACCTCAAGTCGTTCAGGCAAAATTGTCTTTGAAATGGAAAACGTGAGCTATGAAATCGCAGGAAAAACCTTGTTAAAAGATTTTTCAACAACGATTTTACGTGGAGACAAAATTGCGCTTGTTGGGCCAAATGGCTGTGGAAAAACCACGTTCATTAAATTATTGTTGGGTGAAATTCAGCCAACATCAGGAAAAATTCGTTGTGGTACCAAATTAGATATTGCTTATTTTGACCAATATCGTGCTGATTTAGATCCCGAAAAAACCGTAATGGATAATGTGGCAGATGGTAAACAAGATATTGAAATCAATGGTGTAAAACGCCACGTGCTAGGGTATTTGCAAGATTTCTTATTCCCGCCAAAACGAGCAATGACACCAGTTAAAGCCTTATCGGGGGGAGAGCGAAATCGTTTATTGCTCGCCAAATTGCTGCTTAAACCAAATAATTTATTGATTCTTGACGAACCGACCAATGATCTTGATGTAGAAACATTAGAGCTTTTAGAAGAAATTTTGACTGATTATCAAGGCACATTGTTAATTGTGAGCCACGACCGTCAATTTATCGATAATACTGCCACAGAATGTTATTTATTCGAAGGTGAAGGGCGTTTGAATAAGTATGTGGGTGGATTCTTTGATGCTAAACAGCAACAAGCCAATTTCTGGGCAAGCAAAGCAGTGGAAGAACAGGCTAAAGCGAAGAAAACTGAATCACTAAAAGAAGAAAATTCGGTAAAAAGTGACCGCACTTCTAAGCCGAAATCCGTAAAACTTTCTTATAAAGAACAACGTGAGTTAGAACAGCTGCCACAACTATTGGAAGAGTTGGAAACTAAAATCACCGTACTGCAAGCTGAAATTACCGATCCAGTATTTTTCCAACAGGCTCATGATATTACCGATGCTAAATTAAAAGCATTGGCGGATACTGAAGCCGAATTAGAAACAGCATTTTTACGCTGGGAAGAATTAGAAGAAAAGAAAAATTTGTCTGACGGTAAAGCTTAA